Proteins co-encoded in one Corynebacterium lujinxingii genomic window:
- the lepA gene encoding translation elongation factor 4 yields the protein MAAKSKNFAETTFTDPARIRNFCIIAHIDHGKSTLADRILQLSNVVDEREMRDQYLDNMDIERERGITIKAQNVRLPWVPSTGDHVGEEMVLQMIDTPGHVDFSYEVARSLDACEGAILLVDAAQGIEAQTLANLYMAIDNDLEIIPVLNKIDLPAADPEKYALEIANIIGCEPEDVLRVSGKTGEGVPELLDRVVDLIPAPESEHGADAPARALIFDSVYDTYRGVVTYVRMMDGKLEPNQKVQMMNTGTTLEILEIGVVSPTMKKTKGLGPGEVGYLITGVKDVRETRVGDTVTWANKGAAEPLEGFEEVKPMVYSGLFPVSQEDFPTLRESLEKLQLNDASLTWEPETSVALGFGFRCGFLGLLHMEITRTRLEREFDLDLISTAPSVTYRVVTEDGSEQIVHNPSDWPGGKIPEVYEPIVNMTIIVPQEFVGSTMELCQSKRGQMKNMEYLSEDRVELRYLMPLGEIIFDFFDMLKSRTKGYASLNYEEAGEQLADLVKVDILLQGEPVDAFSAIVHKDSAQWYGNKMTKKLKELIPRQQFEVPVQAAIGSKIIARENIRALRKDVLSKCYGGDISRKRKLLEKQKAGKKRMKNIGSVTVPQEAFVAALSTDEE from the coding sequence ATGGCTGCCAAATCGAAAAACTTCGCGGAAACCACGTTCACGGACCCGGCCCGCATCCGTAACTTCTGCATTATCGCCCACATCGACCACGGCAAGTCGACGCTGGCAGACCGCATTCTGCAACTGTCCAACGTCGTCGACGAGCGCGAGATGCGCGACCAATACCTCGACAATATGGACATTGAGCGCGAGCGCGGCATCACCATCAAGGCGCAGAACGTGCGCCTGCCGTGGGTGCCGTCGACGGGCGATCACGTTGGCGAAGAGATGGTCCTGCAGATGATCGACACCCCGGGCCACGTCGACTTCTCCTACGAGGTTGCGCGCTCGCTCGACGCGTGCGAGGGCGCTATTTTGCTTGTCGACGCCGCCCAGGGCATCGAAGCCCAAACCCTGGCGAACCTGTACATGGCGATCGACAACGACCTGGAGATTATCCCGGTGCTGAACAAGATCGACCTGCCGGCGGCCGACCCGGAGAAGTACGCGCTGGAGATCGCCAACATCATCGGCTGCGAGCCGGAGGATGTGCTGCGCGTGTCCGGCAAGACCGGCGAGGGCGTGCCGGAGCTTTTGGACCGCGTGGTGGATTTGATCCCGGCTCCCGAGTCCGAGCACGGCGCCGACGCACCGGCGCGTGCGCTGATTTTCGACTCCGTCTACGACACCTACCGCGGCGTGGTCACCTACGTGCGCATGATGGACGGCAAACTCGAACCGAACCAGAAGGTGCAGATGATGAACACCGGCACCACCCTGGAAATCCTCGAGATCGGTGTGGTTTCACCGACGATGAAAAAGACCAAGGGCTTAGGCCCCGGCGAGGTGGGCTACCTCATCACCGGCGTGAAGGATGTGCGCGAAACCCGCGTCGGCGACACCGTCACCTGGGCGAACAAGGGTGCCGCGGAGCCGTTGGAAGGTTTTGAGGAGGTCAAGCCGATGGTGTACTCGGGCCTGTTCCCGGTCAGCCAGGAAGACTTCCCGACCCTGCGCGAATCCCTGGAGAAGCTGCAGCTTAACGACGCCTCCCTGACTTGGGAGCCCGAAACCTCCGTCGCCCTGGGCTTCGGTTTCCGCTGCGGTTTCTTGGGTCTGTTGCACATGGAGATCACCCGCACCCGCCTCGAGCGCGAGTTCGATCTGGACCTTATTTCCACGGCGCCGAGCGTGACCTACCGGGTGGTCACCGAGGACGGCAGCGAACAGATTGTGCACAACCCCTCCGACTGGCCCGGCGGCAAGATCCCCGAGGTCTACGAGCCGATCGTGAACATGACCATCATCGTGCCGCAAGAGTTCGTCGGCTCGACGATGGAGCTGTGCCAGTCCAAGCGCGGCCAGATGAAGAACATGGAGTACCTCTCCGAGGACCGCGTGGAGCTGCGCTACCTCATGCCGCTGGGCGAGATCATCTTCGATTTCTTCGACATGCTCAAATCCCGCACCAAGGGCTACGCCTCGCTGAACTATGAAGAGGCCGGTGAGCAGTTGGCGGACCTGGTCAAGGTGGACATCCTGCTCCAGGGCGAGCCGGTGGACGCGTTTTCAGCCATCGTGCACAAGGATTCGGCTCAGTGGTACGGCAACAAGATGACGAAGAAGCTCAAAGAGCTCATCCCGCGCCAACAGTTCGAGGTGCCGGTCCAGGCCGCGATCGGGTCGAAGATCATCGCCCGCGAGAACATCCGCGCGCTGCGCAAGGACGTGCTGTCGAAGTGCTACGGCGGCGACATCTCCCGTAAGCGCAAGCTGCTGGAGAAGCAGAAGGCCGGTAAGAAGCGCATGAAGAACATCGGCTCGGTGACCGTTCCGCAGGAGGCGTTCGTGGCGGCGCTGTCCACCGACGAGGAGTAG
- a CDS encoding CPBP family intramembrane glutamic endopeptidase, whose amino-acid sequence MPTEFHRAGLLYRLSEPKWWRPLLEFVLLAVLVVAFTLAVTIPVGLAAGYFGLDIFDENATDPLVSLLQVLFIAVLLPTPFIAARVLGRKAGALHSIEGRFRWGVAGRAFAIVFAAYGGLVAFEAVAFGLDGVSVGRREALLLAAFVVLVPLQAAAEEYVFRASLPQILGQWNAPAWLCYSLPAIGFVASHVYNWIGLVDIAIFALCVALLTWRTGGVEAAIMLHAVSNTVVFGYGAIGASNPSETEIAMSEMAISSLITLGVTVLLLWALKDAGENSRRKIVVPAPENLYSDR is encoded by the coding sequence ATGCCAACTGAGTTTCACCGTGCCGGACTACTGTACCGACTAAGCGAGCCCAAGTGGTGGCGCCCACTGCTGGAATTTGTGCTGCTCGCTGTGCTCGTCGTCGCGTTCACGCTGGCTGTCACCATCCCGGTGGGGCTCGCCGCCGGCTACTTCGGGCTGGACATTTTCGACGAGAACGCCACCGACCCGCTCGTGTCGCTCCTGCAAGTCCTGTTTATCGCCGTGCTGCTGCCGACGCCGTTTATCGCCGCGCGGGTACTCGGCCGCAAGGCGGGAGCGCTGCACAGCATCGAGGGGCGGTTCCGCTGGGGTGTTGCCGGGCGCGCGTTCGCCATCGTGTTCGCGGCCTACGGCGGGCTCGTGGCGTTCGAGGCGGTTGCGTTTGGGTTGGACGGGGTGAGTGTCGGTCGTCGAGAAGCACTGCTCTTGGCGGCGTTTGTGGTGCTCGTTCCCTTGCAGGCGGCCGCGGAGGAGTACGTTTTCCGCGCGAGCCTGCCGCAGATTCTCGGACAGTGGAACGCTCCGGCCTGGCTGTGCTACAGCTTGCCGGCGATTGGGTTTGTGGCCAGCCACGTCTACAACTGGATCGGGCTGGTGGACATCGCCATCTTCGCGCTGTGCGTCGCGCTTTTGACCTGGCGCACGGGAGGTGTGGAGGCCGCGATCATGCTGCACGCAGTGAGCAACACCGTGGTGTTCGGCTACGGCGCGATCGGCGCCTCCAACCCGAGCGAGACCGAGATTGCGATGAGTGAGATGGCGATCTCGTCGCTGATCACCCTCGGTGTGACCGTGCTGCTGCTGTGGGCATTAAAGGACGCGGGCGAAAATTCGCGGCGCAAAATTGTTGTTCCGGCACCCGAAAACCTTTACAGTGACCGGTAA
- a CDS encoding type II toxin-antitoxin system PemK/MazF family toxin, which yields MAFQRFKRTRKTPLDQGLTMLNERLTNQIQKRRTRAPKLAVRPTRSIARSIYYAPDMDGAAEPGEVVWVTVPSHPPKQRSMLVVGRERHDVLGLLISPDTEHEHDERWFEIGPGDWESSGRPCWVRVDKTLVVAEADVHRRGTSVPPRRFQRVANTLRERFDWS from the coding sequence GTGGCGTTCCAACGGTTCAAGCGCACAAGGAAAACACCCCTCGACCAGGGCTTGACCATGCTCAACGAGCGCCTGACCAACCAAATCCAGAAACGCCGCACCCGGGCGCCGAAACTCGCGGTGCGGCCAACCCGCTCGATTGCGCGCAGCATCTACTACGCCCCCGACATGGACGGGGCCGCCGAACCCGGCGAGGTCGTGTGGGTCACCGTGCCGTCGCACCCGCCGAAGCAGCGCTCCATGCTGGTGGTGGGGCGCGAGCGTCACGACGTCCTCGGCCTGCTTATCTCCCCGGACACCGAGCACGAGCACGACGAGCGCTGGTTCGAAATCGGCCCCGGCGACTGGGAATCCTCCGGCCGGCCGTGCTGGGTGCGGGTGGACAAAACGCTGGTGGTGGCGGAGGCGGACGTGCACCGCCGGGGTACATCGGTGCCACCGCGGCGGTTCCAGCGGGTGGCGAACACACTGCGGGAGCGCTTCGACTGGTCCTAG
- the rpsT gene encoding 30S ribosomal protein S20, which produces MANIKQQKKRVLTNEKRRQRNKSFRSATRTEIRKFREAVESGDKAAAEAQLRVASRKLDKAVTKGVFHRNSAANKKSNMARALNKMD; this is translated from the coding sequence ATGGCTAACATCAAGCAGCAGAAGAAGCGCGTCCTGACCAACGAGAAGCGTCGTCAGCGCAACAAGTCGTTCCGCTCCGCGACCCGCACCGAGATCCGCAAGTTCCGTGAGGCTGTGGAGTCCGGCGACAAGGCCGCAGCTGAGGCGCAGCTCCGCGTCGCGTCCCGCAAGCTGGACAAGGCCGTGACCAAGGGCGTGTTCCACCGCAACTCCGCGGCGAACAAGAAGTCCAACATGGCTCGCGCCCTGAACAAGATGGACTAA
- a CDS encoding alpha/beta hydrolase family esterase — protein sequence MKIRKRAVAAAITFSLMAAPITPVAQAQTPSVSTTTEAAELIGMLAQILPANNKQITQALTALALVIAGIAVVAPLVEAGSSIRNGTAVSQGVKTRRITVGGKTRSYDVVLPAGHSADKSYPVIIGFGGWQHDAARTRDYERFETATDGAIVIYAQGVDNAWAGAPYAKTSIDEDIAYVRALIDDASQTFGADPDHVAVAGLSNGGGFAAALACHAPETITAAAAVAGAYYSPTVTGCERGAVPVLLMHGTNDDIVGYDGGVRHGASFEAVKDVFGTLGRKNGCVMLPRESRTGNVTTIEPLNCDAETRLQRIEGGGHTWFTNPSASAETARFLLQYL from the coding sequence GTGAAAATTAGAAAACGCGCGGTCGCAGCCGCGATCACCTTCAGCCTGATGGCCGCCCCGATCACTCCGGTGGCGCAAGCCCAGACCCCGTCCGTGTCCACCACCACGGAGGCCGCCGAACTGATCGGCATGCTGGCGCAGATCCTGCCGGCCAACAACAAGCAGATCACCCAGGCGCTCACCGCCCTAGCGCTGGTCATCGCCGGTATCGCGGTGGTGGCGCCGTTGGTGGAGGCGGGGTCGTCGATACGCAACGGCACCGCGGTGTCGCAGGGTGTGAAAACGCGCCGCATCACCGTCGGCGGCAAGACCCGCTCGTACGACGTGGTACTGCCGGCGGGGCATTCCGCCGACAAGTCGTACCCGGTGATCATCGGTTTCGGCGGGTGGCAGCACGACGCGGCCCGCACGCGCGACTACGAGCGGTTCGAGACCGCCACCGACGGCGCGATCGTGATCTACGCACAAGGCGTGGACAACGCGTGGGCGGGCGCGCCGTACGCGAAAACCAGCATCGACGAGGACATTGCGTACGTTCGCGCGCTTATCGACGACGCCTCGCAGACCTTTGGCGCCGACCCCGACCACGTCGCTGTGGCCGGCCTGTCTAACGGCGGCGGTTTTGCGGCGGCGCTGGCGTGCCACGCGCCGGAGACCATTACGGCGGCCGCGGCGGTGGCGGGCGCCTACTACTCGCCCACCGTCACCGGCTGCGAGCGTGGCGCGGTTCCGGTGCTTTTGATGCACGGCACGAACGACGACATCGTCGGCTACGACGGCGGGGTCCGCCACGGCGCGTCCTTTGAGGCGGTGAAGGACGTGTTTGGCACGCTGGGGCGCAAGAACGGCTGCGTGATGCTCCCGCGCGAGTCGCGCACCGGCAACGTGACCACGATCGAGCCGCTGAACTGCGACGCGGAGACCCGCTTGCAGCGCATCGAGGGCGGCGGGCACACCTGGTTCACCAACCCGAGCGCGTCCGCCGAGACCGCACGCTTTTTGCTGCAGTACCTCTAA